A window of the Lactuca sativa cultivar Salinas chromosome 5, Lsat_Salinas_v11, whole genome shotgun sequence genome harbors these coding sequences:
- the LOC111878764 gene encoding uncharacterized protein LOC111878764: protein MKTLSGRSDVPAMSIKTRDDRRFSTSSRRSSMEMAIHHSSLEVYYGRAPVGVPFKWESQPGTPRVRFRETPLPPLTPPPSFLFNSPNTPNKKSQKPKGGGILHAVLPRLMTPTRKPYNSPASPASSESSSLFSTLSYSDSASSPYTLTMESRRKSFEDQDRSKSPVSTLCFRIRRGAK from the coding sequence ATGAAAACCCTTTCAGGAAGATCTGATGTTCCCGCGATGAGCATCAAAACAAGGGATGATAGGCGATTCTCAACCAGTTCAAGGCGTTCATCAATGGAGATGGCAATACACCATTCTTCTCTAGAAGTGTATTATGGTCGTGCACCTGTTGGAGTCCCATTTAAATGGGAATCCCAACCAGGTACACCCAGAGTGCGATTTCGTGAAACCCCACTTCCTCCACTCACACCACCACCATCTTTTCTGTTCAATTCTCCCAACACACCCAACAAAAAGAGCCAAAAACCTAAAGGTGGTGGTATTCTACATGCTGTCCTCCCTAGGCTCATGACACCTACTAGAAAGCCCTATAATTCTCCTGCTTCACCAGCTTCATCGGAATCGTCTTCTTTGTTCTCTACTTTGTCGTATTCAGATTCTGCATCATCTCCTTACACCCTGACCATGGAGAGCCGCAGAAAATCATTTGAGGATCAAGATAGATCCAAATCACCTGTTTCAACTCTTTGTTTCCGTATCAGGCGTGGTGCAAAGTAG